In the Vanessa cardui chromosome 10, ilVanCard2.1, whole genome shotgun sequence genome, one interval contains:
- the LOC124533219 gene encoding protein D3-like, producing MSRLLRLAFYFLLAENIMINFMVLAGDVTPVIRAFEEYNIVSDVIPKAPPCLVKVKYPSGVQVYLGNELTPTQVRDEPSVTWNAEPDNYYVLAMTDPDVSNLEYPIRREMQHWLVGNIPGSNVSSGETIAEYLGSAPPPSVNRNRYVFLVYQQPDILVFDEPRISNRSAENRDWFSIANFAKKYGLGDPINGNFYLAQYDDYVPIIHGILNQNDN from the exons ATGAGTCGTCTGTTGAGActtgcgttttattttttattagcagAGAATATCATGATCAATTTCATGGTGCTAGCAGGTGATGTCACACCTGTGATAAGAGCATTCGAAGAGTACAATATTGTGTCCGATGTTATTCCCAAAGCGCCTCCGTGTTTAGTTAAG GTAAAATACCCAAGCGGTGTTCAAGTATACTTGGGCAATGAGCTCACTCCCACTCAAGTTAGGGACGAGCCATCCGTGACTTGGAACGCCGAACCTGACAACTACTACGTGCTCGCCATGACTG ACCCAGATGTTTCAAACCTCGAGTATCCTATAAGACGCGAAATGCAACACTGGTTGGTTGGTAACATTCCCGGAAGCAACGTCAGCTCGGGCGAGACCATTGCTGAATATCTTGGTTCCGCACCGCCGCCAAGTGTCAATCGCAACCGCTACGTATTTCTCGTGTACCAACAGCCCGACATATTGGTTTTCGATGAGCCTCGTATCTCAAACAG ATCCGCTGAAAATCGTGACTGGTTCTCAATTGCAAATTTTGCGAAGAAATACGGTCTTGGGGATCCTATCAACGGGAATTTCTACCTAGCCCAGTACGATGATTATGTGCCCATAATCCATGGGATCCTAAATCAAAATGACAACTAA
- the LOC124532955 gene encoding protein D1-like, with translation MYFLNCIVVSFLLAGCYGDTQNSRVATAFLDNKLVPNIEIVAPQSFITVNYSSVNIDLGTEVNPVQTLFPPVVSYEANSTELYTFMFFGPDLPIDVVPRYTQFLHWLIVNIPGEDMENGDTVSTHFPPTPYPGGFPYLFLLYKQNERIDPEPLYSLRFILNRPGFDPVEFKRQHNLVGPLAGNFMREQYLSVEALQNIITSLRPCIL, from the exons ATGTATTTTCTCAACTGTATCGTTGTATCGTTCCTCCTAGCTGGTTGCTATGGAGACACACAAAACTCACGAGTCGCTACAGCATTTTTAGATAACAAACTCGTACCAAACATTGAGATTGTGGCACCACAAAGTTTTATAACC GTTAATTACTCATCTGTAAATATAGATTTGGGTACCGAAGTCAACCCTGTACAGACGTTATTCCCACCGGTAGTGAGCTATGAAGCAAATTCGACCGAGttatatacttttatgttttttg GACCAGATCTTCCAATCGACGTGGTTCCAAGGTACACGCAGTTCCTCCACTGGTTGATCGTGAATATTCCCGGTGAAGATATGGAAAACGGCGACACCGTGTCTACACATTTTCCTCCCACTCCTTACCCTGGAGGCTTCCCGTACTTATTTCTCCTTTATAAGCAGAACGAGAGGATAGATCCTGAACCCCTATATTCGTTACg ttttattcTAAATCGTCCGGGCTTTGACCCCGTGGAGTTTAAGAGACAACACAACCTCGTTGGACCCTTAGCTGGTAATTTTATGCGAGAACAATACTTATCGGTTGAAGcgcttcaaaatattattacttcttTACGACCGTGCAttctttag
- the LOC124533231 gene encoding phosphatidylethanolamine-binding protein homolog F40A3.3-like yields the protein MSVASAFQSSKIVPDVIPTPPSKTIELTYPSGVVAQQGNELTPTQVKNQPNVSFEADPNSYYTLIFTDPDNYDGPEKVYREWHHWLLVNIPGNDVSKGEVLSGYIGSGPPEGTGIHRYVYILYKQPGKLSFDEKRLTNTSIDGRAAFSTQKFAEKYNLGVPVAGNFYRAQFDDYVPLLYKSLGV from the exons ATGTCGGTCGCCAGTGCCTTCCAATCGAGCAAAATTGTTCCAGATGTCATTCCTACTCCACCCAGCAAAACCATAGAG CTCACATACCCAAGCGGTGTCGTAGCTCAGCAGGGAAATGAACTCACACCTACTCAAGTGAAGAACCAACCCAATGTCTCATTCGAAGCAGACCCCAATTCATACTACACCCTTATTTTCACCG ATCCAGACAACTACGATGGTCCTGAGAAGGTCTACCGTGAATGGCACCACTGGCTTCTTGTGAACATCCCTGGCAATGATGTATCTAAGGGCGAAGTCCTATCCGGATACATCGGCTCCGGCCCACCAGAGGGCACCGGCATCCATCGCTACGTGTACATACTTTACAAGCAGCCCGGAAAACTAAGCTTCGATGAAAAGAGGCTGACTAATAC GTCAATCGACGGCCGTGCTGCTTTCTCCACCCAGAAATTCGCGGAGAAGTACAACTTGGGAGTTCCAGTCGCTGGTAACTTCTACCGCGCGCAGTTCGACGACTACGTACCTCTCTTGTACAAGAGCTTGGGTGTTTAA